The following proteins are co-located in the Dyadobacter chenwenxiniae genome:
- the xylA gene encoding xylose isomerase, with protein MSILLGEQEYFKGIGKIAFEGPETDNPLAYRFYDENRIIAGKSMKDHLRFAVAYWHTFCGSGLDPFGGPTLFYPWDKKADAVDRAKDKADAAFEFITKLGVPYYCFHDLDVVDYDDDVKTNEKRLQTLTAYLGEKQKESGVKLLWGTANLFSHHRYMNGASTNPDFDVLTHAGAQVKMALDATIALGGENYVFWGGREGYMTLLNTDMKREQEHFAQMLKLSVAYARANGFKGKFFIEPKPCEPTKHQYDYDAATVIGFLRQHDLLGDFALNLEVNHATLAGHTFEHELQVAVDAGILGSIDANRGDYQNGWDTDQFPNDIAEWTKALLVILKGGGLQGGGINFDAKRRRNSTDVEDVFHAHIGGIDTVARALIVADKIIQNGEYEKIRTDRYASFDGGKGAEFEKGQLKLEDLFDLAASKGEPATISGKQEYLENLINRFI; from the coding sequence ATGAGCATCTTACTCGGAGAACAGGAGTATTTCAAAGGAATCGGGAAAATCGCATTTGAAGGTCCTGAAACAGACAATCCACTGGCTTATCGCTTTTACGACGAAAACCGGATCATAGCAGGCAAAAGCATGAAGGACCACCTTCGCTTCGCTGTTGCTTACTGGCATACATTCTGTGGCTCGGGACTTGACCCATTTGGCGGACCAACACTTTTTTATCCATGGGACAAAAAAGCAGATGCCGTTGACCGTGCAAAAGACAAGGCTGATGCTGCATTTGAATTTATCACCAAATTAGGCGTTCCTTACTATTGCTTCCACGACCTGGACGTTGTGGATTATGACGACGACGTGAAGACAAACGAAAAGCGTTTGCAGACATTGACGGCTTATTTGGGTGAAAAGCAAAAAGAATCCGGCGTAAAATTGCTTTGGGGAACAGCTAATCTGTTCAGCCATCACCGTTATATGAACGGCGCTTCTACCAACCCTGACTTCGATGTGCTTACACATGCGGGTGCTCAGGTGAAAATGGCTTTGGATGCAACCATCGCGTTAGGCGGAGAAAATTATGTATTCTGGGGCGGTCGTGAAGGTTATATGACCTTGCTGAATACAGATATGAAGCGTGAGCAGGAGCACTTTGCACAGATGCTTAAACTTTCTGTGGCCTATGCACGTGCCAACGGTTTCAAAGGCAAGTTCTTCATTGAGCCAAAACCTTGTGAGCCTACTAAACACCAGTATGACTACGATGCAGCAACCGTTATCGGTTTCCTTCGTCAGCACGACCTGCTGGGTGACTTTGCACTAAACCTGGAAGTGAACCATGCTACATTAGCAGGACATACATTTGAGCACGAATTGCAAGTGGCAGTGGATGCAGGAATTTTGGGTTCTATTGATGCAAACCGTGGTGACTATCAAAATGGCTGGGATACAGACCAGTTCCCGAATGACATTGCAGAATGGACAAAAGCATTGCTGGTAATCCTCAAAGGTGGCGGGTTGCAAGGCGGTGGTATCAACTTCGATGCAAAACGTCGTCGTAACTCCACCGACGTTGAAGACGTATTCCACGCACACATCGGCGGAATCGACACGGTTGCGAGAGCATTGATCGTTGCAGACAAAATCATCCAAAACGGTGAATACGAGAAGATCCGCACGGATCGCTACGCCAGCTTCGACGGCGGTAAAGGTGCAGAATTCGAGAAAGGACAATTGAAACTGGAAGATCTATTTGACCTGGCTGCAAGCAAAGGCGAGCCTGCAACTATTTCTGGAAAGCAGGAATATTTGGAGAATTTGATAAATAGATTTATCTGA
- a CDS encoding gluconate 2-dehydrogenase subunit 3 family protein produces MERRVALKSMAMAVGAMAGLPAWASGWSKSTLEKGTLLTADQSKILAAMVETIIPKTDTPGAGELGVGGFVQKMVTDCYDSKAQASLKSGVSNLDEQSIQRFGKSYSDAGKEQRMQLLQDIDKGSDTGQKAFLGMVKNLTIQGYMSSEYVMTNLTHYEMIPARYHGCVPVTKG; encoded by the coding sequence ATGGAAAGACGCGTGGCGCTAAAAAGCATGGCAATGGCCGTGGGCGCAATGGCGGGACTGCCTGCATGGGCATCCGGATGGAGCAAAAGCACTTTGGAAAAAGGCACATTGCTTACAGCCGACCAATCGAAAATTCTGGCAGCCATGGTGGAAACCATCATTCCGAAAACGGACACACCGGGAGCGGGTGAACTGGGCGTAGGCGGTTTTGTGCAAAAAATGGTGACAGATTGCTACGACAGCAAAGCGCAGGCCAGCCTTAAAAGCGGCGTTTCCAATCTGGACGAACAAAGCATTCAGCGTTTTGGTAAATCATATTCAGATGCGGGCAAAGAGCAGCGGATGCAGTTATTGCAGGACATTGACAAGGGTAGCGATACTGGCCAAAAAGCGTTTTTAGGAATGGTCAAAAACCTGACGATTCAAGGTTATATGTCATCTGAATATGTGATGACCAATTTGACCCATTATGAAATGATCCCTGCACGTTACCACGGCTGCGTTCCGGTCACAAAAGGCTAG
- a CDS encoding RNA polymerase sigma-70 factor has translation MHDPLLNRESKRTSTFVSPLQEEGKSSVTEIDSAVFLKAAFEQNPGKGLELLFRRYYNPLCSHAVRFVYSKQIAEDLVSEVFFQFYRTKAYENITSSYTSYLFRSVRNECYTYMRREFGKMATLEADEENTISTYHQQPDAEIHYNNLFLKINEVIARLPMQCQKVFLLSRFENKKYHEIADELHISPKTVEVHISKALKHLRLALHGEWMISAGLTLLSFI, from the coding sequence ATGCACGATCCTTTGCTTAACCGGGAATCAAAGCGCACAAGTACATTTGTGTCTCCTTTACAGGAAGAAGGGAAGAGTAGTGTTACTGAAATCGATTCTGCCGTTTTCTTAAAGGCAGCATTCGAACAAAATCCTGGAAAAGGCCTGGAATTGCTGTTCAGACGTTATTACAACCCGCTTTGCAGTCACGCAGTACGATTTGTGTATTCCAAACAGATCGCCGAAGATCTGGTTAGTGAAGTGTTCTTCCAATTTTACAGGACCAAGGCTTATGAGAACATTACATCGTCTTATACGAGCTATCTTTTCAGGTCGGTGCGAAACGAATGTTATACGTATATGCGTAGAGAGTTCGGGAAAATGGCCACGCTGGAAGCCGATGAGGAAAATACCATTTCAACATATCATCAGCAGCCGGATGCTGAGATCCATTACAATAATCTCTTTCTGAAAATAAATGAAGTCATTGCCCGCCTGCCGATGCAATGCCAGAAAGTGTTCTTGCTCAGCCGTTTTGAGAATAAAAAATATCACGAGATCGCGGACGAGCTTCATATATCACCCAAAACAGTGGAAGTGCACATTTCCAAAGCCTTAAAACACCTGCGACTTGCGCTGCATGGTGAATGGATGATTTCAGCCGGGCTCACACTGTTGAGCTTCATCTAA
- a CDS encoding FecR family protein: MKTILSKYTLFEYLAGRANPLERRLVEDWIREKENTETFNQWLMEYETRTPQFVPDQDAAIKFLLHRLETDIEPTAETSKSAIQNPRPNFFSTRSNSFWLMAASVTFFAGFGWWFRDPLQYKTYQTAYGQTTDVYLEDGSRVALNSNSKLKVPRFGFDDAVRNVVLQGEAEFSVSHTIDHKRFVVKTSDDFQVEVLGTTFSVFARPRGTKVALKSGSVRIDYSQNNERKEVMMEPGDLAVVDHAGAVKLARKQDTSTFATWKEQRYVFNATSVKDIVAMIDENFGQKVKLSNGEMAQRTITGNFKTKNADELLKTISEVLDMKTEQIGDTILLKNQ; encoded by the coding sequence ATGAAAACAATTTTATCAAAATATACACTGTTCGAGTATCTGGCAGGACGAGCCAATCCGCTGGAACGACGTCTGGTAGAAGATTGGATCCGTGAAAAAGAGAATACGGAGACTTTCAACCAATGGCTGATGGAATACGAGACAAGAACCCCCCAGTTTGTTCCGGACCAGGATGCCGCTATCAAATTTTTGCTGCACCGTCTGGAAACAGACATTGAGCCAACGGCTGAGACGTCAAAATCAGCAATCCAAAATCCCCGACCCAACTTTTTCTCCACCCGCTCCAACAGTTTCTGGCTGATGGCTGCTTCGGTAACATTCTTTGCAGGTTTTGGCTGGTGGTTTCGGGATCCGCTACAGTACAAAACCTACCAGACTGCCTATGGACAAACGACGGACGTTTACCTGGAAGACGGCAGCCGCGTTGCGCTTAACTCCAACTCGAAGCTGAAAGTCCCCAGATTTGGCTTTGACGATGCGGTCAGGAATGTGGTTTTGCAGGGTGAAGCGGAGTTTTCGGTGAGCCACACGATTGACCATAAGCGGTTTGTAGTTAAGACTTCGGACGATTTTCAAGTGGAAGTACTGGGAACAACATTCTCTGTTTTCGCCCGCCCGAGGGGAACAAAGGTTGCTTTGAAAAGCGGCAGTGTCCGCATTGATTATTCTCAAAACAATGAGCGTAAGGAAGTAATGATGGAGCCCGGCGACTTGGCCGTGGTAGACCACGCGGGAGCGGTGAAGCTGGCCAGGAAGCAGGATACCAGCACATTTGCCACCTGGAAGGAGCAACGCTATGTTTTTAATGCTACATCTGTGAAAGACATCGTGGCAATGATTGACGAGAATTTTGGACAGAAAGTGAAGCTTTCGAATGGCGAAATGGCACAGCGGACCATTACGGGAAATTTCAAAACGAAGAATGCTGATGAGCTTTTGAAGACAATTTCAGAGGTTCTCGACATGAAAACTGAGCAAATCGGAGATACGATCCTTTTAAAAAACCAATAA
- a CDS encoding GMC oxidoreductase, whose translation MANFNIDSTKARTYDAIVIGSGISGGWSAKELTEKGLKTLVLERGRDVQHIKDYPTTNMMPWEFEHRERLPKEITDANPIAARCYNFKESSAHFFAKDNEHPYIQEKPFDWIRGYQVGGKSLLWARQTQRWSKYDFEGPARDKFAVEWPIGYDDIAPWYSHVEKFAGITGNKDGIDTLPDGEFLAPHDLNCVEKYFKESVSKQYKDRHIIIGRAAHITDPQQIHLDQGRAKCQHRTICERGCPFGGYFSSNSSTIPWAMKTGNMTLRPHSVVHSIIYDDKKHKATGVRVIDANTKEMMEFYADIIFLNAAALNSNLVLLNSTSSRFPNGLGNDSGVLGKYVAFHNYRASISGEYEGFLDSTTDGRRPNSGYIPRFRNVHKQETDFLRGYAAGFGANRQTYNERNGLGESLKAGLLETKYGNWSVGSHMMGETIPKESSYVALDKTQKDPFGMPMLKINVGYDDNDEKMIKDYIEQVSEMFTQAGFKNVKSHDGHRNPGNDIHEMGGARMGKDPKTSVLNKWNQLHACKNVFVTDGACMTSTSTQNPSLTYMALSARAVDYAVKEMKAKNL comes from the coding sequence ATGGCGAATTTTAATATAGATAGTACAAAAGCCCGCACCTATGATGCCATCGTAATTGGCTCAGGAATCAGTGGCGGCTGGTCTGCAAAGGAGCTGACTGAAAAAGGATTGAAGACATTGGTGCTGGAACGCGGGCGTGATGTGCAGCACATTAAGGATTACCCTACGACGAACATGATGCCGTGGGAATTTGAGCACCGCGAAAGGCTTCCCAAAGAAATCACCGACGCGAACCCCATTGCGGCCAGATGCTATAATTTCAAAGAATCATCTGCGCACTTTTTTGCAAAGGATAATGAGCATCCCTACATTCAGGAAAAGCCGTTTGACTGGATCCGTGGTTATCAGGTGGGCGGAAAGTCGCTGCTATGGGCACGCCAGACGCAGCGCTGGAGCAAGTATGATTTCGAAGGCCCGGCACGCGATAAGTTCGCTGTTGAATGGCCGATCGGATATGATGACATTGCGCCCTGGTACAGCCATGTTGAGAAATTTGCGGGCATAACCGGAAACAAGGATGGCATTGACACATTGCCTGATGGCGAATTTCTTGCGCCGCATGATCTGAATTGTGTTGAGAAATACTTCAAAGAATCCGTATCAAAGCAATATAAGGACCGTCATATCATTATAGGACGTGCAGCGCACATTACCGATCCGCAGCAAATTCACCTGGATCAGGGCCGTGCGAAATGCCAGCATAGGACGATCTGTGAGCGGGGATGTCCGTTTGGAGGTTATTTTAGCAGTAACTCATCCACGATTCCCTGGGCGATGAAAACGGGGAATATGACATTGCGTCCGCATTCTGTGGTGCATTCGATTATTTATGATGATAAAAAGCATAAGGCAACAGGCGTGCGGGTAATTGATGCCAACACAAAGGAGATGATGGAATTTTATGCCGACATTATCTTCCTTAATGCAGCTGCATTGAACAGCAATCTGGTTTTGCTTAACTCTACATCATCCCGCTTCCCGAATGGCTTGGGCAATGATAGCGGCGTGCTTGGAAAATATGTTGCCTTTCACAATTACCGCGCCAGTATTTCAGGAGAATACGAAGGATTTCTTGACTCAACAACCGATGGAAGACGCCCCAACAGCGGCTACATTCCGAGGTTCCGGAATGTTCACAAGCAAGAAACCGACTTTCTGAGAGGTTATGCGGCCGGCTTTGGTGCCAACCGTCAGACTTATAACGAAAGAAACGGTTTGGGTGAATCTCTGAAAGCCGGACTCTTGGAAACGAAATATGGCAACTGGAGCGTAGGATCGCACATGATGGGCGAAACCATTCCAAAAGAAAGCAGTTATGTCGCGCTCGACAAAACACAGAAAGATCCGTTCGGCATGCCAATGTTGAAAATCAATGTGGGTTATGACGACAATGATGAGAAGATGATCAAGGATTACATTGAGCAGGTGAGCGAAATGTTTACGCAAGCTGGTTTTAAGAATGTAAAATCACATGACGGACACAGAAATCCCGGCAATGACATTCATGAAATGGGCGGCGCCCGAATGGGCAAGGACCCGAAAACATCCGTGCTGAATAAATGGAACCAGCTGCATGCCTGCAAAAACGTTTTTGTGACTGACGGCGCTTGCATGACTTCCACGTCTACACAAAACCCGTCATTGACTTACATGGCCTTGTCGGCGCGCGCTGTTGACTATGCAGTTAAGGAAATGAAAGCGAAGAACTTGTAA
- a CDS encoding SusC/RagA family TonB-linked outer membrane protein codes for MNITLSAKQWAAIGIVLMTQSSLVAHSQIIAYASIPTRQHNAFGQEMKLKNVLLDLQKHYGVEIIFEDRLVRSVNVAPGSLDFNQSLEKNLSLLLQQNGLTYKKTRKNTFVITEVKAKEAAPVKEEGKETSALPEQSVSNEPVIAALGAQSAAIDRTIKGKVADEAGAGLPGVSVVLKGTQRGTSTGANGEFTLDIPDGGAQNVLVLSFVGYKSQEVTIGSQSTIDVAMLPDENALDEIIVVGYGTVKKSDLTGAVGTIKGEVLQERPASSLNQGLSGRIAGVNVSSNSGRPGGRANIRIRGASSISVSNNPLYVIDGVILNAVDLANGSTPIDYINPNDIASIEVLKDASSTAIYGARGANGVILVTTKRGTSGGGKVTYDTDFSIGVAPKKLPVLNSKEFLAVEEQAYVNAAKFDPVGWATGTKYTDPKLKRTNPLLFDASGNPLYDTDWQDETFQKAFTQNHQLGLTGGSEKGSYGAFLNYRNENGIVRESWQKRFAGRFVFDSQIKSWLKVGGTLGYTDQNEKQIDQLGGGGITAMRQVLEALPIIPVKYPDGKWASNRDYPGMEGGDSPLRVGAERLSYLRTQTMLGNMYATISLAPGLDFRSTVGTNVINQREDYFAAAGLQYISNNGDASVQNRRFNSWQFENYLTYVRDFGKIHSVNAMLGLSWQHVDRFDNLARSQNFTDTYFQFNNLGAGATALAPTSNAQAYGLNSYFARLNYSLMDKYLVTFTGRIDGSSKFGDANRYAFFPSAALAWRVSEEEFLKSSAAISNLKIRASYGATGNSEIPAYRALAGMTNNIANVIDYSVIFGGNRAIGTGISRMSNSNLQWEKTQQVDLGIELGLFSNRLSFELDLYRRKVNEMLLDAPLPLSSGYSSIFTNVGSMENKGVEFAVNSTNIKAGDFSWNTTFNISVNKNKVLALSGGSDIFSGATVIRVGEPVGSFFGRVNLGTWSTGEADLAKSYGELPGDVKYADLNEDGAINDLDRAIIGKGIPDGFGTFLNTFQYKAWSLTVDLQYMYGNDVLDRSIHSAEDRQGIANSYKTVLNAWTETNQNTPIAQVRPINAGYDTNNDSHKVTDGSFIRGRNLLLAYSFPASTVSKLKLDRLRIYGSVQNFFVTTKYKGYDPEVSNSGSPFDQGFGLYDYPKPRVFMLGLNIGL; via the coding sequence ATGAATATAACGCTATCAGCTAAGCAATGGGCAGCGATCGGGATTGTGCTGATGACGCAATCTTCGCTGGTTGCCCACTCCCAGATTATCGCTTATGCCTCCATTCCCACCAGACAGCATAATGCTTTTGGTCAAGAAATGAAGTTAAAAAATGTACTGCTGGATTTGCAGAAACATTATGGGGTGGAAATCATATTTGAAGACCGTCTTGTTCGATCTGTCAATGTTGCGCCCGGTTCGCTGGATTTTAATCAGTCCCTTGAAAAGAATCTCAGCCTATTGCTGCAACAGAATGGTTTGACCTACAAAAAGACAAGAAAAAACACTTTTGTAATTACAGAAGTAAAAGCGAAAGAAGCGGCTCCTGTAAAGGAGGAAGGAAAAGAAACCAGTGCACTGCCTGAGCAGAGCGTTAGTAATGAGCCGGTTATCGCCGCATTAGGTGCGCAGTCAGCAGCTATCGACCGTACGATAAAAGGTAAGGTGGCTGATGAAGCGGGCGCTGGCTTACCAGGTGTCAGTGTGGTTCTGAAAGGAACCCAGCGTGGGACTTCAACAGGTGCAAACGGCGAGTTTACCCTGGACATTCCGGATGGAGGAGCTCAAAATGTGCTTGTTTTGAGTTTTGTAGGTTATAAATCGCAGGAAGTGACAATAGGAAGCCAGTCAACTATCGACGTGGCTATGCTGCCGGACGAAAACGCACTTGATGAAATTATTGTTGTGGGTTATGGGACTGTAAAAAAGTCTGACCTTACCGGCGCTGTCGGAACGATCAAGGGCGAAGTTTTACAGGAACGCCCGGCATCGTCCCTGAACCAGGGGCTTTCAGGTCGTATTGCCGGTGTGAATGTTTCTTCCAACTCTGGTCGTCCGGGTGGCCGGGCCAATATTCGTATCCGTGGAGCGAGTTCGATCAGCGTTTCCAATAACCCGCTTTATGTTATCGACGGAGTGATTTTAAATGCAGTGGACCTTGCTAACGGAAGCACACCCATTGATTACATTAACCCGAACGACATTGCTTCCATTGAAGTTTTGAAAGATGCCTCTTCAACTGCTATTTATGGTGCCAGGGGTGCGAACGGGGTGATCCTTGTGACAACTAAACGCGGAACTTCAGGCGGCGGCAAAGTTACTTATGATACGGACTTTTCCATTGGCGTAGCACCTAAAAAACTGCCTGTTTTGAATTCGAAAGAATTTTTGGCTGTCGAAGAGCAGGCTTATGTCAATGCTGCAAAATTCGATCCGGTGGGCTGGGCGACAGGAACCAAATACACTGATCCCAAGCTCAAACGTACCAATCCGCTGCTGTTTGATGCCAGCGGCAACCCGCTTTATGACACGGATTGGCAGGATGAAACATTCCAAAAAGCATTTACGCAAAACCATCAACTCGGCTTAACAGGCGGAAGTGAAAAAGGAAGCTACGGGGCATTTCTGAACTATCGGAACGAAAACGGGATCGTGCGCGAATCATGGCAAAAAAGGTTTGCAGGAAGATTTGTATTCGATAGTCAGATCAAAAGCTGGCTAAAAGTAGGTGGAACCCTGGGCTACACCGATCAAAATGAAAAGCAAATTGACCAATTAGGCGGTGGTGGTATAACAGCCATGCGCCAGGTGCTGGAAGCTTTACCAATTATCCCGGTTAAATATCCGGACGGAAAATGGGCGAGCAACAGGGATTATCCCGGAATGGAAGGCGGTGACAGCCCATTGCGCGTAGGAGCAGAGCGGTTGTCATACCTGAGAACACAGACAATGCTCGGAAACATGTACGCCACAATCAGCCTTGCACCAGGCCTGGATTTCCGCTCGACAGTAGGAACCAACGTGATCAATCAGCGTGAGGATTATTTTGCTGCGGCTGGCTTGCAGTACATTTCAAATAATGGTGATGCCTCTGTTCAGAACAGGCGTTTCAATTCATGGCAATTTGAAAACTACTTGACGTATGTTCGAGATTTTGGAAAAATCCATTCGGTCAATGCGATGCTGGGTTTGTCATGGCAGCATGTGGACCGGTTTGATAATCTTGCCAGAAGCCAGAATTTCACGGACACTTATTTTCAGTTCAATAACCTTGGAGCGGGAGCAACTGCACTGGCCCCAACTTCCAATGCGCAGGCTTATGGGCTCAACTCTTACTTTGCAAGGCTTAATTATAGCCTGATGGATAAATATCTGGTAACCTTCACGGGCCGGATCGATGGATCTTCCAAATTCGGGGATGCTAACCGGTATGCGTTCTTTCCATCGGCGGCCCTTGCCTGGCGTGTATCCGAGGAAGAATTCCTGAAATCGAGCGCTGCAATTTCAAACCTTAAAATCAGGGCGAGCTATGGCGCTACGGGTAACTCGGAAATTCCTGCTTACCGCGCGTTGGCTGGTATGACCAACAATATTGCGAATGTGATCGATTACAGCGTGATTTTCGGCGGCAACCGCGCCATTGGCACGGGTATCAGCCGGATGTCAAACTCGAACCTGCAATGGGAAAAAACGCAACAGGTTGACTTGGGTATAGAATTAGGCTTGTTTTCAAACAGGCTGAGCTTTGAACTGGACCTTTATCGGAGAAAAGTGAATGAAATGCTTCTTGATGCGCCGCTTCCTTTAAGCAGCGGTTACAGCAGCATTTTCACCAATGTCGGAAGCATGGAAAACAAGGGGGTTGAGTTTGCAGTGAACTCTACTAACATTAAAGCGGGTGATTTCTCATGGAATACGACTTTCAATATTTCTGTAAATAAAAACAAAGTGCTAGCATTGTCCGGCGGCAGCGATATTTTCTCGGGAGCCACGGTGATCCGGGTTGGCGAGCCGGTGGGTTCATTTTTCGGAAGGGTGAATCTGGGAACTTGGTCCACTGGTGAGGCAGATCTGGCAAAAAGTTACGGAGAACTGCCGGGTGACGTGAAGTACGCGGACCTGAATGAAGACGGAGCGATCAATGACCTGGACCGGGCGATTATTGGAAAGGGTATTCCTGATGGTTTTGGAACATTCCTCAACACATTCCAGTACAAAGCCTGGTCGCTAACGGTAGATTTGCAATATATGTACGGAAATGACGTGCTCGACAGGAGTATCCACTCAGCAGAAGACAGACAAGGCATTGCCAACAGTTATAAAACTGTGTTGAACGCCTGGACGGAGACTAACCAGAATACGCCGATCGCACAGGTCCGGCCGATCAATGCAGGCTATGACACCAACAACGACAGCCACAAAGTTACGGATGGTTCCTTCATCCGCGGACGTAACCTGTTGCTTGCCTACTCATTCCCGGCGTCAACGGTTTCTAAGCTTAAACTGGACCGCCTGAGAATTTATGGATCAGTTCAGAACTTTTTCGTCACAACCAAATACAAAGGTTACGACCCCGAAGTTTCCAATTCAGGTTCTCCATTCGACCAGGGATTTGGATTGTACGATTATCCGAAGCCAAGGGTATTTATGCTAGGACTCAACATTGGTTTGTAA
- a CDS encoding RagB/SusD family nutrient uptake outer membrane protein, producing the protein MNSISKKIALFTTVVSMFWATGCNDFLDESDPSNFTTDSYFTTPAQGRSAVNSIYASLREPLASGFGGGAWMMTEFATGLAGTDLGQAVNSYFVKDLRNTSDNGYSQTYWAAYYRGIANANLSIEKIPNIPAINTAEAKMLVGEASFLRAFYYFNLVRMFGNIPLVTKPVDLTSDQLKPTAAPAEDVYNLIVEDLKVAEASGLPWTDVSGKVSMGAVKSLLSQVYLTMAGFPLQKGASHYQLAATKAAEVIDSKQFKLFASYNDLHDPAKKNVDENIFMIQFRTQLIPSNWQVSIIPYNKNISQYSDETGGIYSTSDFVQSYDAADLRAKEKQFFFTKFTNEADRTKAVDLGGYFIYKHFDNVAQTSTANSDLNWPVIRYADVLLTYAEAANEASGPSAKVLEAVNAIRTRAQLPVLAGLAKDKLREAIWKERWHELCFENITWFDMVRLRKAFNVKTKTFENYVGHKFTYGPTVTERELLFPIPTAEIRNNTNLRQNNGY; encoded by the coding sequence ATGAATAGTATATCAAAAAAAATCGCACTGTTCACCACTGTGGTGAGTATGTTTTGGGCCACTGGTTGCAATGATTTTCTGGACGAATCGGATCCCAGCAATTTCACAACCGACAGCTATTTTACTACTCCTGCACAAGGCCGTAGTGCAGTCAATTCCATTTATGCAAGTTTGCGGGAGCCGCTTGCAAGCGGATTTGGCGGAGGTGCGTGGATGATGACCGAATTTGCAACCGGACTGGCCGGAACGGATCTTGGGCAGGCTGTCAACAGCTATTTTGTCAAAGATTTGAGGAATACTTCTGATAACGGATACAGCCAGACTTATTGGGCTGCCTATTACAGGGGCATTGCCAACGCCAACCTTTCTATCGAAAAAATACCCAATATCCCGGCTATCAATACTGCGGAGGCGAAAATGCTCGTTGGTGAAGCAAGTTTCCTGAGAGCTTTTTATTATTTCAATTTGGTGCGCATGTTTGGCAACATTCCGCTGGTGACCAAGCCCGTGGATCTTACATCCGATCAATTGAAGCCAACCGCCGCGCCAGCAGAGGATGTGTATAACCTGATCGTGGAGGATTTAAAGGTTGCAGAAGCATCCGGTTTGCCTTGGACTGATGTTTCAGGCAAAGTGAGCATGGGTGCGGTGAAATCGCTGCTTTCGCAGGTTTATCTTACTATGGCAGGGTTTCCATTGCAAAAAGGGGCCTCACATTATCAGTTGGCCGCTACGAAAGCTGCCGAGGTGATCGATTCGAAGCAGTTCAAATTATTTGCTTCCTATAATGACTTGCATGATCCTGCTAAAAAGAATGTGGACGAAAACATTTTCATGATCCAGTTCCGCACGCAGCTCATTCCCTCCAACTGGCAAGTTTCTATCATTCCTTACAACAAGAATATCTCACAGTATTCGGATGAAACGGGCGGGATTTACTCGACTTCGGATTTTGTGCAGTCGTACGATGCGGCTGATTTGCGCGCCAAGGAAAAGCAATTTTTCTTTACCAAATTTACCAATGAAGCCGACCGGACAAAAGCCGTGGATTTGGGTGGCTATTTTATCTACAAACATTTTGATAACGTAGCGCAAACCAGCACTGCAAACAGTGACCTCAACTGGCCGGTAATCCGGTATGCTGACGTTTTACTGACATATGCCGAAGCCGCCAACGAAGCAAGTGGCCCGTCTGCAAAAGTTTTAGAGGCAGTAAATGCGATAAGGACACGGGCACAATTGCCTGTATTAGCCGGTTTGGCAAAAGATAAATTACGTGAGGCGATCTGGAAGGAACGTTGGCACGAGCTGTGCTTTGAGAACATCACGTGGTTTGATATGGTTAGATTGCGGAAAGCATTCAACGTAAAAACCAAGACGTTTGAAAACTATGTGGGTCACAAATTCACTTATGGACCAACCGTAACAGAAAGGGAATTGCTGTTCCCTATCCCAACTGCTGAAATCCGTAACAACACGAATCTGCGTCAGAACAACGGATATTGA